One Streptomyces sp. RPA4-2 genomic window carries:
- a CDS encoding N-acetylmuramoyl-L-alanine amidase, translating to MSYVGPDFDPPQPRRSRRGPMTVALAALVPGALVGWLVWQAVGDPGGPSGAAASSSASPASPSSGAAASRTPSASGTDEGQRRSPSPSGASTGSGPSTAGGPAASGPLKGKVVVVDPGHNPGNFEHTADINRKVNIGTNSKECDTTGTSTNAGYAEARFTLDVARRLRTLLQQEGATVKFTQDGGRPWGPCVDERARIGNDAHADAVVSIHADGSAAGNRGFHVILPASVHSGDADTRPIVAPSRDLGERIAGNFVRATGSAPSNYIGGGTGLDVRSDLGGLNLSTVPKVFIECGNMRDSKDAALLTSGAWRQKAARGISEGIVGFLRG from the coding sequence GTGTCGTACGTAGGCCCTGACTTCGATCCTCCCCAGCCGCGCCGCTCCCGGCGCGGGCCGATGACCGTGGCGCTCGCCGCGCTGGTGCCCGGCGCACTGGTGGGATGGCTGGTGTGGCAGGCGGTGGGTGACCCGGGCGGTCCCTCCGGGGCCGCCGCGTCCTCGTCCGCCTCGCCGGCGTCCCCGTCCTCCGGGGCCGCCGCGTCCCGGACGCCGTCGGCGTCCGGGACGGACGAGGGGCAGCGACGGAGCCCGTCCCCCTCCGGGGCCTCCACCGGTTCCGGTCCCTCCACCGCGGGCGGCCCCGCCGCCTCCGGCCCGCTCAAGGGCAAGGTCGTGGTCGTCGACCCAGGACACAACCCGGGCAACTTCGAGCACACGGCCGACATCAACCGCAAGGTGAACATCGGCACGAACTCCAAGGAGTGCGACACCACCGGCACGTCGACCAACGCGGGTTACGCCGAGGCCCGGTTCACCCTCGACGTCGCCCGCCGGCTGCGCACGCTCCTCCAACAGGAGGGCGCCACGGTGAAGTTCACCCAGGACGGCGGCCGCCCCTGGGGCCCGTGCGTCGACGAGCGGGCCCGGATCGGCAACGACGCGCACGCCGACGCGGTCGTCTCCATCCACGCGGACGGTTCCGCGGCCGGCAACCGCGGCTTCCACGTCATCCTCCCCGCGTCCGTCCACTCGGGCGACGCCGACACCCGGCCCATCGTCGCCCCGTCGCGCGATCTGGGTGAGCGCATCGCGGGCAACTTCGTCCGCGCCACCGGAAGCGCGCCCTCCAACTACATCGGCGGCGGCACCGGACTGGACGTCCGCAGCGATCTCGGCGGTCTCAATCTGTCAACGGTTCCCAAGGTGTTCATCGAGTGCGGCAACATGCGCGATAGCAAGGACGCGGCGTTGCTGACCAGCGGCGCGTGGCGGCAGAAGGCGGCGCGTGGGATCTCTGAGGGAATCGTGGGTTTCCTGCGCGGGTAG
- a CDS encoding glycosyltransferase family 4 protein, translating to MTAEAMEAGPGAGAAIDGDGPLRIALLTYKGNPFCGGQGVYVRHLSRELARLGHRVEVIGSQPYPVLDEGLPGLSLTELPSLDLYRQPDPFRTPAREEFRDWIDAVEVGTMWTGGFPEPLTFSLRARRHLRARQGAFDVVHDNQTLGYGLLGDVGAPLVTTIHHPITVDRRLELDAAEGRRRRASVRRWYAFTRMQKRVARRLPSVLTVSGTSRQEIVDHLGVTQDRIHVVHIGADTDLFSPDPAVPQVPGRIVTTSSADVPLKGLVHLVEALAKVRAEHPGAHLVVVGRRAEDGPVAQAIERYGLERAVEFVKGISDAELVDLVRSAEVACVPSLYEGFSLPAAEAMATGTPLVATTGGAIPEVAGPDGETCLAVPPGDAGALAAGLSRLLGDPELRARLGSAGRARVLERFTWARAAQGTVAHYREAIAHAAAPAPRRSVPGPDSSVSPVPGHLASPVSGLSATPGAAPAGVAEEAAEVVVSNRESRATC from the coding sequence GTGACCGCTGAGGCCATGGAGGCGGGCCCCGGAGCGGGCGCGGCCATCGACGGCGACGGACCGTTGCGCATCGCGCTCCTGACGTACAAGGGAAACCCGTTCTGCGGCGGTCAGGGCGTGTACGTACGACACCTCTCGCGCGAACTCGCCCGTCTCGGGCACCGGGTCGAGGTCATCGGTTCCCAGCCGTACCCCGTCCTGGACGAAGGCCTCCCCGGCCTGAGCCTCACCGAACTGCCCAGCCTCGACCTCTACCGCCAGCCGGACCCCTTCCGGACGCCGGCGCGCGAGGAGTTCCGCGACTGGATCGACGCCGTCGAGGTCGGGACCATGTGGACCGGGGGCTTCCCCGAGCCGCTGACCTTCTCGCTGCGCGCCCGCCGCCATCTGCGGGCCCGGCAGGGCGCGTTCGACGTCGTGCACGACAACCAGACCCTCGGCTACGGGCTGTTGGGAGACGTGGGCGCGCCGCTGGTGACCACGATCCACCACCCCATCACCGTCGACCGCCGGCTGGAGCTGGACGCCGCCGAGGGGCGCCGCCGCCGCGCGTCCGTGCGCCGCTGGTACGCCTTCACACGGATGCAGAAGCGCGTCGCACGCCGTCTGCCGTCCGTGCTCACCGTCTCCGGCACCTCCCGCCAGGAGATCGTCGACCACCTGGGCGTCACCCAGGACCGCATCCACGTCGTGCACATCGGCGCCGACACCGACCTCTTCTCGCCCGACCCCGCCGTGCCGCAGGTGCCGGGCCGGATCGTCACCACCTCCAGCGCGGACGTGCCGCTCAAGGGACTCGTCCACCTCGTCGAGGCGCTCGCCAAGGTGCGCGCCGAGCACCCCGGCGCCCACCTCGTCGTGGTCGGCAGGCGCGCCGAGGACGGGCCCGTCGCCCAGGCCATCGAGCGGTACGGCCTGGAGCGCGCCGTCGAGTTCGTCAAGGGCATCTCGGACGCGGAACTCGTCGACCTCGTACGGTCCGCCGAAGTCGCCTGTGTGCCCTCCCTGTACGAGGGGTTCTCGCTGCCCGCCGCCGAGGCCATGGCCACGGGTACGCCGCTGGTGGCCACCACCGGCGGAGCGATCCCGGAGGTCGCGGGCCCCGACGGCGAGACCTGCCTGGCGGTGCCGCCCGGCGACGCCGGCGCGCTGGCCGCGGGCCTGAGCCGGCTCCTGGGAGACCCGGAACTGCGCGCGAGGCTCGGCTCCGCCGGGCGCGCGCGGGTCCTGGAGCGCTTCACCTGGGCCCGCGCCGCCCAGGGCACGGTCGCCCACTACCGCGAGGCCATCGCCCACGCCGCGGCTCCCGCCCCCCGCCGCTCCGTGCCGGGCCCCGACTCCTCCGTGTCTCCGGTCCCCGGCCACCTCGCGTCACCGGTCTCCGGCCTCTCCGCGACCCCCGGTGCCGCCCCCGCGGGCGTCGCCGAAGAAGCAGCTGAAGTTGTCGTATCCAATCGCGAAAGCAGGGCCACGTGCTGA
- a CDS encoding ferredoxin: protein MGDRWNIEVDRSLCIGSAQCVHLVPDAFRLDSAMQSHPAEPETDANERLLAAAEGCPVEAIMITLLGSGEPVFPPEE, encoded by the coding sequence ATGGGCGACCGCTGGAACATCGAGGTCGACCGCTCCCTCTGCATCGGCTCCGCCCAGTGCGTCCACCTCGTCCCGGACGCCTTCCGCCTCGACTCCGCCATGCAGTCCCACCCCGCCGAACCGGAGACCGACGCCAACGAGAGGCTGCTCGCGGCGGCGGAGGGCTGTCCGGTGGAGGCCATCATGATCACGCTGCTGGGCAGCGGGGAACCGGTGTTCCCGCCCGAGGAGTGA
- a CDS encoding LLM class F420-dependent oxidoreductase, with translation MRLGLALGYWGRGPSADHLPLALEAERLGYHSVWTAESWGSDAFTPLTWIAAQTTRIRLGTAVAQMAARSPTTTAMHALTLDHLSGGRMMLGLGLSGPQVVEGWYGRPFPKSPLTATREYVDVVRQVLRREGPVRLDGRFHSHPYRGADGTGLGKALRPITHPLRADLPVLLGAEGPKNIAQTTRIADGWLPLYWSPTRPQAYEAALAELGDARAGAGAAPFLVAPMAHVRVCDDVAEGLLPVKAMLGFYIGGMGHSARNFHADLMTRMGYEEEARLIQELFLAGRRQEAVLAVPDAFADEISLVGPRERIAERLDLWRKGPVTDLLALSPDPHSLRVLADLNS, from the coding sequence ATGCGGCTCGGCCTCGCACTCGGCTACTGGGGGCGCGGCCCCTCCGCGGACCATCTGCCGCTGGCGCTGGAGGCGGAAAGGCTCGGCTATCACTCCGTGTGGACGGCCGAGTCCTGGGGTTCGGACGCCTTCACCCCGCTGACCTGGATCGCCGCGCAGACCACCCGTATCCGCCTCGGCACGGCGGTCGCGCAGATGGCCGCCCGCTCCCCTACCACGACCGCGATGCACGCGCTCACGCTGGACCACCTCTCGGGCGGCCGGATGATGCTCGGCCTCGGCCTCTCGGGGCCGCAGGTGGTGGAGGGCTGGTACGGGCGCCCCTTCCCGAAGTCCCCGCTGACCGCGACCCGGGAGTACGTGGACGTCGTGCGCCAGGTCCTCAGACGCGAGGGGCCCGTGCGACTCGACGGGCGCTTCCATTCCCATCCCTACCGGGGGGCCGACGGCACCGGGCTCGGCAAGGCGCTGCGTCCGATCACCCATCCCCTCCGCGCCGACCTGCCCGTCCTGCTCGGCGCCGAGGGGCCGAAGAACATCGCGCAGACGACCCGGATCGCGGACGGATGGCTGCCGCTGTACTGGTCGCCCACCCGCCCGCAGGCGTACGAGGCCGCGCTGGCGGAGCTGGGTGACGCCCGCGCGGGAGCGGGTGCGGCCCCGTTCCTCGTCGCGCCCATGGCCCACGTCCGCGTCTGCGACGACGTCGCCGAGGGGCTGCTGCCCGTCAAGGCGATGCTCGGCTTCTACATCGGCGGCATGGGGCACTCGGCGCGCAACTTCCACGCCGATCTGATGACCCGCATGGGCTACGAGGAGGAGGCGCGGCTCATCCAGGAGCTGTTCCTCGCCGGGCGCCGTCAGGAGGCGGTGCTGGCCGTGCCGGACGCCTTCGCCGACGAGATCTCACTGGTCGGGCCGCGTGAGCGCATCGCCGAACGGCTCGACCTGTGGCGCAAGGGTCCGGTGACAGACCTGCTGGCGCTGTCGCCGGACCCTCACTCGCTCCGCGTCCTGGCGGACCTCAACTCCTAG
- a CDS encoding prenyltransferase/squalene oxidase repeat-containing protein has product MTTPRTEHLVLPGVLTAEEAAVTVRAILGAQRPDGAIPWFRGHHLDPWDHTEAAMALDAAGEHEAAERAYAWLARHQNPDGSWYAAYADGDFEDVTDRGRETNFCAYIAVGVWHHYLATGDDAFLDRMWPSVYAAVEFVLGLQQPGGQIGWKREDDGTATNEALLTGSSSIHHALRCALAIADQREEPQPDWELALGLLRHAIRRHPERFLDKDRYSMDWYYPVLGGALTGVEAESRIAEGWERFVVPGLGVRCVVPNPWVTGGESAELALALWAVGESDRALEILQSIQHLRDPKTGLYWTGYVFDARAVWPEELTTWTAGSLLLAVAALGGDEPTCAVFGGERLPRGLDAECC; this is encoded by the coding sequence GTGACCACACCCCGTACGGAGCACCTCGTCCTGCCCGGGGTGCTCACCGCCGAGGAGGCCGCCGTCACGGTGCGCGCGATCCTCGGGGCGCAGCGTCCGGACGGCGCCATACCGTGGTTCCGCGGTCACCACCTCGATCCGTGGGACCACACCGAGGCGGCCATGGCGCTGGACGCGGCGGGCGAGCACGAGGCGGCCGAGCGGGCCTACGCGTGGCTGGCCCGGCACCAGAACCCGGACGGTTCCTGGTACGCGGCCTACGCCGACGGGGACTTCGAGGACGTCACCGACCGCGGCCGGGAGACCAACTTCTGCGCGTACATCGCGGTGGGCGTCTGGCACCACTACCTGGCCACCGGCGACGACGCCTTCCTGGACCGGATGTGGCCGTCGGTCTACGCGGCCGTGGAGTTCGTACTGGGGCTCCAGCAGCCCGGCGGACAGATCGGCTGGAAGCGCGAGGACGACGGGACCGCGACGAACGAGGCGCTGCTGACCGGGAGTTCGTCGATCCACCACGCGCTGCGCTGCGCGCTCGCCATCGCCGACCAGCGTGAGGAGCCGCAGCCCGACTGGGAGTTGGCGCTCGGTCTGCTGCGGCACGCGATCCGCAGGCACCCGGAGCGGTTCCTCGACAAGGACCGCTACTCGATGGACTGGTACTACCCGGTGCTCGGCGGCGCGTTGACGGGCGTCGAGGCCGAGTCCCGGATAGCGGAGGGCTGGGAGCGTTTCGTCGTGCCCGGACTCGGTGTGCGCTGTGTCGTGCCCAACCCGTGGGTGACCGGCGGTGAGTCGGCCGAACTCGCCCTGGCGCTGTGGGCCGTGGGCGAGTCCGACCGTGCTCTGGAGATTCTCCAGTCCATCCAGCATCTGCGCGATCCGAAGACCGGCCTGTACTGGACGGGCTACGTCTTCGACGCCCGGGCGGTGTGGCCCGAGGAGCTGACCACCTGGACGGCGGGTTCCCTCCTCCTCGCCGTCGCCGCGCTGGGCGGCGACGAGCCGACCTGCGCGGTCTTCGGCGGCGAACGTCTGCCGCGGGGCCTCGACGCGGAGTGCTGTTAG
- a CDS encoding class I SAM-dependent methyltransferase yields the protein MPAAPKPEILAAFEAAKGFMPLDEGLALYDAAVEAGRLGLPLLEVGTYCGRSTILLADAARAAGVTAITVDHHRGSEEQQPGWEYHDPSTVDPEIGRMDTLPTFRRTLHGAGLEEQVVAIVGRSPQIAAFWGTPLGLVFIDGGHTDEHASGDYDGWAPHVAEGGLLLIHDVFPDPADEFTGQAPYRVYLRALGSGAFTEISATGSLRVLRRTGAGI from the coding sequence ATGCCCGCGGCACCCAAGCCGGAGATTCTCGCCGCCTTCGAGGCCGCCAAGGGGTTCATGCCGCTCGACGAGGGCCTCGCGCTGTACGACGCCGCGGTCGAGGCGGGCCGGCTGGGCCTGCCTCTCCTAGAGGTCGGCACCTACTGCGGGCGCTCCACGATCCTGCTCGCCGACGCGGCGCGCGCGGCCGGGGTGACGGCGATCACGGTCGACCATCACCGGGGCAGCGAGGAGCAGCAGCCCGGGTGGGAGTACCACGACCCGTCCACCGTCGACCCCGAGATCGGCCGGATGGACACGCTCCCCACCTTCCGCCGCACCCTCCACGGGGCGGGCCTGGAGGAGCAGGTGGTCGCGATCGTCGGCCGCTCACCGCAGATCGCCGCGTTCTGGGGGACGCCGCTGGGTCTCGTCTTCATCGACGGGGGTCACACCGACGAGCACGCGTCCGGCGACTACGACGGCTGGGCCCCGCATGTGGCCGAGGGCGGCCTGCTCCTGATCCACGACGTGTTCCCGGACCCCGCCGACGAGTTCACCGGCCAGGCCCCGTACCGCGTCTACCTCCGGGCCCTGGGGTCCGGCGCGTTCACGGAGATCTCGGCGACCGGCTCACTGCGCGTCCTGCGCCGAACGGGAGCAGGGATCTGA
- a CDS encoding DUF5336 domain-containing protein, whose amino-acid sequence MNIRSLTRGDGVVIGAAVLLFIASFLAIFSIDDVTIGGQTISTESPSTWASGSFVLSVVLAGIIGAGLVVASRALPQVPKVAGLDLGPFGVALTVFAAWSALGNVFDPTGGVNNVKNAGSGVGPGIGLILALIATLVMAAAAIATPLVPALQVALVPAPKPATPQPYGGQPQGGYGYPGAPQPGQPYGGQPQQGQSFGAQPSQPQQAPAPQAQQPAGDFSPFWFAVPVPRPLFSEDGSPAPIAELAPGTWYLAVEQRGQHLVAQTQDGRRGVLQDMSGIQRG is encoded by the coding sequence GTGAATATCCGCTCCCTCACTCGAGGCGACGGCGTGGTGATCGGAGCAGCGGTACTGCTGTTCATCGCGTCGTTCCTCGCCATCTTTTCGATCGACGACGTCACCATCGGCGGGCAAACGATCAGCACGGAAAGTCCCAGCACCTGGGCGAGCGGCTCCTTCGTGCTGAGCGTGGTCCTGGCCGGCATCATCGGTGCCGGGCTGGTCGTCGCTTCCCGCGCCCTGCCGCAGGTGCCCAAGGTCGCCGGACTCGACCTCGGCCCGTTCGGTGTCGCCCTCACCGTCTTCGCCGCGTGGAGCGCGCTCGGGAACGTCTTCGACCCGACGGGCGGCGTCAACAACGTCAAGAACGCGGGCAGCGGTGTGGGTCCCGGCATCGGCCTCATCCTCGCCCTCATCGCGACGCTCGTCATGGCGGCCGCCGCGATCGCCACCCCGCTGGTCCCGGCGCTCCAGGTCGCCCTCGTGCCCGCCCCGAAGCCCGCCACCCCCCAGCCCTACGGCGGTCAGCCGCAGGGTGGTTACGGGTACCCGGGTGCCCCGCAGCCGGGTCAGCCCTACGGCGGTCAGCCGCAGCAGGGGCAGTCGTTCGGCGCGCAGCCCAGCCAGCCGCAGCAGGCGCCGGCCCCGCAGGCGCAGCAGCCCGCCGGGGACTTCTCGCCGTTCTGGTTCGCCGTTCCGGTGCCGCGTCCGCTGTTCTCGGAGGACGGTTCGCCGGCGCCGATCGCCGAGCTCGCGCCGGGCACCTGGTACCTGGCCGTGGAGCAGCGTGGCCAGCACCTGGTGGCGCAGACGCAGGACGGCCGCCGCGGTGTGCTGCAGGACATGTCAGGGATCCAGCGCGGCTGA
- a CDS encoding MFS transporter — MTHTTTQQPARRTSTAVVPVLAFAGIVVAVMQTLLVPVIKDLPKLLGTAPSNATWVLTSTLLAGAVATPIMGRLGDLFGKRRMLLTSLSVMVVGSLIAGFTSDLLVMIAGRALQGFAMGAIPLGIGLMRDMLPREKLGSAMALMSSSIGVGGGLALPLAAVVAQHADWHSLFFLAAGLGVVSIVLTLVAVPESPMRAEGTFDVLGAIGLSAGLVLFLLPITKGSDWGWSSGTTLGLFAASAVVLVLWGVMELRVKAPLVDLRTTVRRSVLFTNLASIMVGVSFYVVSLVLPQLLQLPKATGYGLGQSMVVAGLCVAPLGLTMMFTAPVYARISAKYGPKVTLILGMLIIGIGYGAGLGLMSAAWQTIVIAVVLGAGIGLAYSSLPALIVGSVPASETGAANGLNTLMRSIGTSVSSAVIGMVLANTANDVGGVAVPTMHGFRVSFMIATGAVAVGLVMALFLPRQRQATKPQLLASSAEDAALERAHEVLGGFRGRVLNTDGDPVARAKVTLIDRRGRQAGATLSGEDGSYTLAVPAQGAYVLAARAAGHGPLASSATHSGDDRPVDLDLALPGETVPA; from the coding sequence ATGACGCACACGACGACCCAACAGCCCGCCCGGAGGACCAGTACTGCGGTCGTGCCGGTGCTGGCCTTCGCGGGCATCGTTGTCGCGGTGATGCAGACCTTGCTCGTCCCGGTCATCAAGGACCTGCCGAAGCTGCTGGGCACCGCCCCCAGCAACGCCACCTGGGTCCTGACCTCGACGCTGCTCGCGGGAGCCGTCGCCACCCCGATCATGGGCCGGCTAGGTGACCTCTTCGGCAAGCGGCGCATGCTGCTCACGAGCCTGTCCGTGATGGTCGTCGGCTCGCTGATCGCCGGGTTCACCAGCGACCTGCTCGTGATGATCGCCGGCCGCGCGCTGCAGGGCTTCGCCATGGGCGCGATCCCGCTCGGCATCGGCCTGATGCGCGACATGCTGCCCCGCGAGAAGCTCGGCTCGGCGATGGCCCTGATGAGCTCCTCGATCGGCGTCGGCGGCGGTCTCGCACTCCCGCTCGCGGCCGTGGTCGCGCAGCACGCCGACTGGCACTCCCTGTTCTTCCTCGCCGCCGGGCTCGGCGTCGTCTCGATCGTGCTGACCCTCGTCGCCGTGCCGGAGTCCCCGATGCGCGCCGAGGGCACCTTCGACGTACTGGGGGCGATAGGCCTGTCCGCGGGTCTCGTCCTCTTCCTGCTGCCGATCACCAAGGGCAGCGACTGGGGCTGGAGCTCGGGCACCACGCTCGGCCTGTTCGCCGCGTCGGCCGTCGTGCTCGTGCTGTGGGGTGTGATGGAGCTGCGCGTGAAGGCGCCGCTGGTCGACCTGCGCACCACCGTCCGCCGCTCGGTGCTCTTCACCAACCTCGCCTCGATCATGGTCGGTGTCTCCTTCTACGTCGTCTCCCTCGTCCTGCCGCAGCTCCTCCAGCTGCCGAAGGCCACCGGTTACGGCCTCGGCCAGTCGATGGTGGTCGCGGGTCTGTGCGTGGCGCCGCTCGGCCTGACGATGATGTTCACCGCGCCGGTCTACGCCCGGATCTCCGCCAAGTACGGCCCCAAGGTCACGCTGATCCTCGGCATGCTGATCATCGGGATCGGCTACGGCGCGGGGCTCGGCCTGATGAGCGCCGCCTGGCAGACCATCGTGATCGCGGTGGTCCTGGGCGCGGGCATCGGCCTCGCCTACTCCTCGCTGCCCGCCCTGATCGTCGGCTCCGTCCCGGCCTCGGAGACGGGTGCGGCCAACGGTCTCAACACGCTGATGCGCTCGATCGGCACGTCGGTGTCCAGCGCCGTCATCGGCATGGTGCTCGCGAACACCGCGAACGACGTCGGCGGTGTCGCGGTCCCGACCATGCACGGCTTCCGGGTCTCCTTCATGATCGCGACGGGCGCGGTGGCCGTGGGCCTGGTCATGGCCCTCTTCCTGCCCCGCCAGCGGCAGGCGACCAAGCCGCAGCTGCTCGCCAGCAGCGCCGAGGACGCCGCGCTGGAGCGGGCCCACGAGGTGCTCGGGGGCTTCCGCGGCCGGGTCCTGAACACCGACGGCGATCCCGTCGCCCGTGCCAAGGTCACCCTGATCGACCGGCGCGGCCGCCAGGCGGGCGCCACCCTCTCCGGGGAGGACGGCAGCTACACGCTGGCGGTGCCCGCCCAGGGCGCGTACGTCCTCGCGGCCAGGGCCGCGGGCCACGGCCCGCTCGCCTCCTCGGCGACGCACTCCGGCGACGACCGCCCCGTCGACCTCGACCTCGCCCTGCCGGGCGAGACGGTCCCCGCGTAG
- a CDS encoding TetR family transcriptional regulator encodes MPAEVKVEAKSAQFASPRLTERQEARRRRILHASAQLAGRGGFDAVQMREVAESSQVALGTLYRYFPSKVHLLVATMQDQLDHMHGTLRKKPPAGETAAERVSETLMRAFRALQREPHLADAMVRALTFADRSVSPEVDQVSRQTTAIILDAMGLDDPSPAQLSAVRVIEHTWHSALITWLSGRASIAQVKIDIETVCRLIDLTDPGERS; translated from the coding sequence ATGCCTGCGGAAGTCAAGGTGGAAGCCAAGTCCGCGCAGTTCGCCTCTCCCCGGCTCACCGAGCGGCAGGAAGCACGCCGTCGGCGGATCCTGCACGCGAGCGCGCAGCTGGCCGGCCGGGGCGGCTTCGACGCGGTGCAGATGCGTGAGGTCGCGGAGTCGTCGCAGGTCGCCCTGGGCACGCTCTACCGCTACTTCCCCTCGAAGGTCCATCTGCTGGTGGCCACCATGCAGGACCAGTTGGACCACATGCACGGCACCCTGCGCAAGAAACCGCCGGCCGGCGAAACGGCCGCGGAGCGGGTGTCCGAGACCCTGATGCGGGCCTTCCGCGCCCTGCAGCGCGAGCCGCACCTCGCCGACGCCATGGTCCGCGCGCTGACCTTCGCGGACCGCAGCGTGAGCCCCGAGGTCGACCAGGTGTCCCGGCAGACCACGGCGATCATCCTGGACGCCATGGGCCTGGACGACCCGAGCCCCGCCCAGCTCTCCGCGGTCCGCGTCATCGAGCACACCTGGCACTCGGCCCTGATCACCTGGCTCTCCGGGCGCGCCTCCATCGCCCAGGTCAAGATCGACATCGAGACGGTGTGCCGTCTCATCGACCTGACGGACCCGGGCGAACGGAGCTAA
- a CDS encoding class I SAM-dependent methyltransferase: MLTVDFSRFPLAPGDRVLDLGCGAGRHAFECYRRGARVVALDQNGEEIREVAKWFAAMKEAGEAPEGATATAMEGDALQLPFPDESFDVVIISEVMEHIPDDKGVLAEMVRVLKPGGRIAITVPRYGPEKVCWALSDAYHEVEGGHIRIYKADELLGRMKEAGLKPYGTHHAHALHSPYWWLKCAFGVDNDKVLPVRAYHKLLVWDIMKKPLATRVAENALNPLIGKSFVAYATKPHLPVAAAAVDAS; encoded by the coding sequence GTGCTGACCGTCGACTTCTCCCGGTTCCCGCTCGCGCCGGGCGACCGCGTACTGGACCTCGGGTGCGGTGCCGGCCGGCACGCGTTCGAGTGCTACCGGCGCGGCGCCCGGGTCGTCGCGCTGGACCAGAACGGCGAGGAGATCCGCGAGGTCGCCAAGTGGTTCGCGGCGATGAAGGAGGCGGGTGAGGCGCCCGAGGGGGCGACCGCCACCGCCATGGAGGGCGACGCCCTCCAACTGCCCTTCCCCGACGAGTCGTTCGATGTCGTGATCATCTCCGAGGTGATGGAGCACATCCCCGACGACAAGGGCGTCCTCGCCGAGATGGTCCGGGTGCTCAAGCCCGGCGGCCGGATCGCGATCACCGTCCCGCGCTACGGGCCCGAGAAGGTCTGCTGGGCGCTGTCCGACGCGTACCACGAGGTCGAGGGCGGCCACATCCGCATCTACAAGGCGGACGAACTGCTGGGCAGGATGAAGGAGGCCGGGCTCAAGCCGTACGGCACCCACCACGCCCACGCCCTGCACAGCCCCTACTGGTGGCTGAAGTGCGCGTTCGGCGTCGACAACGACAAGGTGCTGCCCGTGCGGGCCTACCACAAGCTGCTGGTCTGGGACATCATGAAGAAGCCCCTGGCCACCCGGGTCGCGGAGAACGCGCTGAACCCGCTGATCGGCAAGAGCTTCGTGGCGTACGCGACCAAGCCGCACCTGCCCGTCGCCGCCGCCGCGGTGGACGCTTCGTGA